The following are encoded in a window of Amycolatopsis lexingtonensis genomic DNA:
- a CDS encoding AraC family transcriptional regulator N-terminal domain-containing protein, with protein sequence MLTEIRDLVATHAREGLRTPVPGLLLSKVDTSEPHHSLTEPLFVVMAQGGKRLLLGDRVHEYRAGQYLLVSTDLPVTGHFVGATPRTPALGLGLTLRPAAIAPLLLEAPPGRSSRTLPESPIATGDATPELLDAALRLLRLLDHPADAPVLAPLIEREILWRLLTGPHGALVRQIGLADSGLSHVSRAIRWIRDNYAEPMRIEELARLSDLSASAFHRHFRAVTAMSPLQFQKRIRLQEARSLLLADSGDVAGVGHLVGYDSPSQFNREYRRLFGAPPGQDAARLREAAAPAGPQLP encoded by the coding sequence GTGCTCACCGAGATCCGGGACCTCGTCGCAACCCACGCTCGCGAGGGCCTGCGCACACCGGTACCCGGCCTCCTATTGTCCAAAGTGGACACCAGTGAGCCGCACCACTCGCTCACCGAACCGCTGTTCGTCGTCATGGCCCAGGGCGGCAAGCGGCTGCTGCTCGGCGACCGCGTCCACGAGTACCGAGCCGGGCAGTACCTGCTGGTCAGCACCGACCTGCCGGTCACCGGCCACTTCGTCGGCGCGACCCCGCGCACCCCGGCTCTCGGTCTCGGCCTGACCCTCCGCCCGGCGGCGATCGCCCCGCTGCTGCTGGAAGCCCCGCCCGGCCGCTCGTCCCGCACCCTCCCGGAATCCCCGATCGCGACCGGCGACGCGACTCCCGAACTGCTCGACGCGGCGCTGCGGCTGCTGCGGCTGCTGGACCACCCCGCCGACGCACCGGTGCTCGCGCCGCTGATCGAGCGCGAGATCCTCTGGCGCCTGCTGACCGGCCCGCACGGCGCCCTGGTGCGCCAGATCGGCCTGGCCGACAGCGGTCTGTCCCACGTCAGCCGGGCGATCCGGTGGATCAGGGACAACTACGCCGAGCCGATGCGGATCGAGGAACTGGCCCGGCTGAGCGACCTGAGCGCGTCGGCGTTCCACCGCCACTTCCGCGCGGTCACGGCGATGAGCCCGCTGCAGTTCCAGAAGCGCATCCGCCTGCAGGAGGCCCGTTCGCTGCTCCTGGCGGACAGCGGCGACGTCGCGGGGGTGGGCCACCTCGTGGGTTACGACAGCCCGTCGCAGTTCAACCGCGAGTACCGCCGCCTGTTCGGCGCCCCACCGGGCCAGGACGCGGCCCGGCTGCGCGAGGCCGCCGCGCCCGCGGGACCCCAGCTGCCCTGA
- a CDS encoding MBL fold metallo-hydrolase has translation MRLTILGCSGSIPGPNAAASGYLVEAEGFLLGLELGNGTLAQLQAVADPFDLDALVLTHLHPDHCADVSALTVLRRYHPAPPYPARPRLLPLYAPPDAPTRLANAYAPNETERASTDLSDVYAFRPLRPEPFRIGPFDVVAVEVDHPTPAYGLRISYGGRILAFTGDTGPCAALNELADGVDLLLAEASWTDSAERPVGVHLSGKQAGELAREAGVGRLLLTHIAPWTDAGAVLAEASAEFAGAEVVKQGAVYDV, from the coding sequence GTGCGACTGACCATCCTCGGGTGCTCCGGCAGCATCCCCGGGCCGAACGCGGCCGCGTCCGGATACCTGGTCGAGGCCGAGGGCTTCCTGCTCGGCCTCGAACTCGGCAACGGCACGCTGGCACAGCTGCAGGCCGTGGCCGACCCGTTCGACCTCGACGCGCTGGTGCTCACGCACCTGCATCCCGACCACTGCGCCGACGTCAGCGCACTCACCGTCCTGCGGCGCTACCACCCGGCGCCGCCGTACCCCGCCCGGCCGCGCCTGCTGCCGCTCTACGCGCCGCCGGACGCGCCGACGCGGCTGGCGAACGCGTACGCGCCCAACGAGACCGAGCGGGCCAGCACCGACCTCTCGGACGTCTACGCCTTCCGCCCGCTGCGCCCGGAGCCGTTCCGGATCGGGCCGTTCGACGTCGTCGCGGTCGAGGTCGACCACCCCACCCCGGCGTACGGCCTCCGGATCTCCTACGGCGGCCGGATCCTGGCGTTCACCGGCGACACCGGCCCGTGCGCGGCGCTGAACGAGCTCGCCGACGGCGTCGACCTGCTGCTCGCGGAAGCGTCCTGGACGGATTCGGCGGAGCGGCCGGTGGGCGTGCACCTGTCCGGCAAGCAGGCCGGCGAGCTGGCCCGCGAAGCCGGGGTCGGCCGGCTGCTGCTGACGCACATCGCGCCGTGGACCGACGCGGGCGCGGTTCTCGCGGAGGCCTCGGCGGAGTTCGCCGGAGCCGAGGTCGTCAAGCAGGGTGCCGTCTACGACGTGTGA
- the rph gene encoding ribonuclease PH, translated as MARKDGRNDDQLRDIKITRGFQQWPAGSVLIEFGNTRVLCAASVTEGVPRWRAGSGLGWVTAEYAMLPSATNTRGDRESVKGRIGGRTHEISRLIGRSLRACIDLAALGENTIVIDCDVIQADGGTRTAAVTGGYVALADAITWLGAANRLNDPQPLSSSVAAVSVGVVDGRVRLDLPYEEDSRAEVDMNVVATDAGTLIEVQGTGEGATFARSTLDKMLDIALAGCADLTRMQNEALALPYPGELPEPRPDKKKGSK; from the coding sequence GTGGCTCGAAAAGATGGCAGGAACGACGACCAGCTCCGTGACATCAAGATCACCCGGGGGTTCCAGCAGTGGCCGGCGGGTTCGGTACTCATCGAATTCGGCAACACGCGGGTGCTGTGCGCGGCGAGCGTCACCGAAGGCGTCCCGCGCTGGCGGGCCGGCTCCGGCCTCGGCTGGGTGACGGCCGAGTACGCGATGCTGCCGTCCGCGACCAACACCCGCGGTGACCGCGAGTCGGTGAAGGGCCGGATCGGCGGCCGCACGCACGAGATCTCCCGGCTGATCGGCCGCTCGCTGCGCGCCTGCATCGACCTGGCGGCGCTGGGCGAGAACACGATCGTCATCGACTGCGACGTCATCCAGGCCGACGGCGGCACCCGCACGGCGGCGGTGACCGGCGGCTACGTCGCGCTGGCGGACGCGATCACGTGGCTGGGCGCGGCGAACCGCCTCAACGACCCGCAGCCGCTGTCCTCTTCGGTGGCCGCGGTGAGCGTCGGCGTGGTCGACGGCCGCGTCCGGCTGGACCTGCCGTACGAGGAGGACTCGCGCGCCGAGGTCGACATGAACGTCGTCGCGACGGACGCGGGCACGCTGATCGAGGTCCAGGGCACCGGCGAGGGCGCGACCTTCGCCCGGTCCACTTTGGACAAGATGCTCGACATCGCGCTGGCGGGGTGTGCCGATTTGACCCGGATGCAGAACGAGGCGTTGGCGCTGCCGTATCCCGGGGAGCTGCCGGAGCCGCGGCCGGACAAGAAGAAGGGGTCGAAGTGA
- the murI gene encoding glutamate racemase produces MTSPPADAPIGVFDSGVGGLTVARTILEQLPAEQLRYVGDTAHNPYGPLPIATARSYALAALDELVESGVKALVIACNTASAACLRDARERYDVPVIEVVLPAARRAVVATHTGRVGVIGTEGTVRSRAYEDAFAAAPAITLTSVACPRFVDFVERGITSGRQVLGLAQGYLEPLLDAQVDTLVLGCTHYPLLQGVLQIVMGQEVTLVSSADETAKDLVRVLTELDLLTTRDTPPRHEFVATGSAEPFARLAQRFMGFAPGVLAPTTA; encoded by the coding sequence GTGACGTCTCCGCCCGCTGATGCCCCGATCGGCGTGTTCGATTCCGGCGTCGGCGGGCTGACGGTCGCGCGGACGATCCTCGAGCAGCTTCCCGCCGAGCAGCTCCGCTACGTCGGCGACACGGCGCACAACCCGTACGGCCCGCTCCCGATCGCGACCGCGCGCAGCTACGCGCTCGCGGCGCTGGACGAGCTCGTCGAGAGCGGCGTGAAGGCCTTGGTGATCGCCTGCAACACCGCGTCCGCGGCCTGCCTGCGCGACGCCCGCGAGCGCTACGACGTCCCGGTGATCGAGGTTGTGCTGCCCGCCGCGCGCCGTGCCGTCGTCGCGACGCACACCGGCCGCGTCGGCGTCATCGGCACCGAGGGCACCGTGCGGTCGCGGGCCTACGAGGACGCGTTCGCCGCGGCGCCCGCCATCACGCTCACCAGCGTCGCCTGCCCGCGGTTCGTGGACTTCGTCGAACGCGGCATCACCTCCGGCCGCCAGGTGCTCGGGCTCGCGCAGGGCTACCTGGAGCCGCTGCTCGACGCGCAGGTCGACACGCTCGTGCTCGGCTGCACGCACTACCCGCTGCTGCAGGGCGTGCTGCAGATCGTGATGGGCCAGGAGGTCACGCTGGTTTCGAGTGCCGACGAGACCGCGAAGGACCTCGTCCGCGTGCTCACCGAACTAGACCTGCTGACCACCCGGGACACCCCGCCGCGGCACGAGTTCGTGGCCACCGGTTCGGCCGAGCCGTTCGCCCGGCTCGCCCAGCGGTTCATGGGCTTCGCCCCGGGTGTCCTCGCTCCCACCACCGCGTGA
- a CDS encoding helix-turn-helix domain-containing protein, with product MHAVALAATDGMLSFELTIATEVFGENPHYDFAVCGSEPVRVGRFLLEPDAGLDRLAGAGTVLVPGWADVDAAPPADLVDAVRAAHARGARVASLCTGAFVLAAAGLLDGLRATTHWAHTDVLAARYPRVTVAPDVLYVDNGRVLTSAGKAAAMDLCLHLVRADHGPSVANAVARRLVVPPHRAGGQAQFVAAPVPTRDDHPLSALLPWITARLDRPLTVEDLARQANMSSRHLGRHFRAATGTTPLQWLLTQRIRRAQELLENTDNGVEAIAEAVGMGTATTLRRHFNRAVGVPPDTYRRTFRG from the coding sequence ATGCACGCTGTCGCGCTGGCCGCCACCGACGGGATGCTGTCGTTCGAGCTGACCATCGCCACCGAGGTGTTCGGCGAGAACCCCCACTACGACTTCGCCGTCTGCGGCAGCGAACCTGTCCGCGTCGGGCGGTTCCTGCTGGAGCCCGACGCCGGCCTGGACCGGCTGGCGGGTGCCGGCACCGTGCTCGTGCCGGGGTGGGCCGACGTCGACGCGGCCCCGCCCGCCGACCTGGTCGACGCGGTGCGCGCGGCCCACGCGCGGGGTGCGCGGGTGGCGTCCCTCTGCACGGGCGCGTTCGTGCTGGCCGCCGCCGGCCTGCTGGACGGGCTGCGCGCGACCACGCACTGGGCGCACACCGACGTCCTCGCCGCCCGCTACCCGCGGGTGACCGTAGCCCCGGACGTGCTCTACGTCGACAACGGCCGGGTGCTCACCTCCGCGGGCAAGGCCGCGGCGATGGACCTGTGCCTGCACCTGGTGCGCGCCGACCACGGCCCGTCGGTCGCCAACGCGGTCGCGCGGCGCCTGGTCGTGCCGCCGCACCGCGCCGGCGGGCAAGCCCAGTTCGTCGCCGCCCCGGTCCCCACGCGCGACGACCACCCCCTGTCCGCGCTGCTCCCGTGGATCACCGCCCGCCTCGACCGGCCGCTGACCGTCGAAGACCTGGCCCGCCAGGCGAACATGAGCTCCCGCCACCTGGGCCGCCACTTCCGGGCGGCGACCGGCACGACGCCGTTGCAGTGGCTGCTCACCCAGCGGATCCGGCGCGCGCAGGAACTGCTGGAAAACACCGACAACGGCGTCGAGGCCATCGCCGAAGCGGTCGGCATGGGCACCGCGACGACGTTGCGCCGCCACTTCAACCGCGCGGTCGGCGTGCCCCCGGACACCTACCGCCGCACCTTCCGCGGTTAG
- a CDS encoding aldo/keto reductase, whose product MPLDHYVTLGRSGLRVSPFALGAMTFGEDPGGAGCGVEESEKILATYLDLGGNFVDTANFYTNGHSEKILGDFFAAHPGRREHVVLASKFFGNMFPGDPNGGGAGRGSIIAQLDESLRRLRTDHLDLYWLHNWDRHTPIEETLRTLDDLVRAGKIRYVGFSNTPAWVTAQAQTTASLRGWTPLIALQVEYSLLARTVEGELAPFALDQGIALTPWSPLKNGFLSGKYRRGTEVADSARAAYVGGPSEAEFAVIEAVAGIAGELGTTSAAVALAWLLARRGTVVPIVGARRLDHLTGNLAALEVTLSPAQLATLDEVSAPTLDYPAPMHGAQRAMLQFAGTTVDGEPSTVYPPLLQSEVRY is encoded by the coding sequence GTGCCACTCGACCACTACGTCACCCTCGGCCGGTCCGGCCTTCGCGTCAGCCCCTTCGCCCTCGGCGCGATGACCTTCGGCGAGGACCCCGGCGGCGCCGGCTGCGGCGTCGAAGAGTCCGAGAAGATCCTCGCCACCTACCTCGACCTCGGCGGCAACTTCGTCGACACGGCCAACTTCTACACCAACGGCCACTCCGAAAAGATCCTCGGCGACTTCTTCGCCGCCCACCCCGGCCGTCGCGAGCACGTCGTGCTGGCGTCGAAGTTCTTCGGCAACATGTTCCCCGGCGACCCCAACGGCGGCGGCGCCGGCCGCGGGTCGATCATCGCGCAGCTCGACGAATCGCTCCGGCGGCTGCGCACCGACCACCTCGACCTCTACTGGCTGCACAACTGGGACCGCCACACCCCGATCGAGGAGACCCTGCGCACTCTCGACGACCTCGTGCGCGCCGGCAAGATCCGGTACGTCGGCTTCTCCAACACCCCGGCGTGGGTGACCGCGCAGGCCCAGACGACGGCGTCGCTCCGGGGCTGGACGCCGCTCATCGCGCTGCAGGTCGAGTACTCGCTGCTGGCGCGGACGGTCGAAGGCGAACTCGCGCCGTTCGCGCTCGACCAGGGCATCGCGCTGACGCCGTGGAGCCCGCTGAAGAACGGCTTCCTGTCGGGCAAGTACCGGCGCGGCACCGAGGTCGCCGACTCGGCCCGCGCGGCCTACGTCGGCGGGCCGTCCGAAGCGGAGTTCGCCGTCATCGAGGCCGTCGCCGGGATCGCCGGTGAGCTCGGGACGACGTCGGCGGCGGTGGCACTGGCGTGGCTGCTGGCCCGGCGCGGCACGGTCGTCCCGATCGTCGGCGCGCGGCGGCTGGACCACCTGACCGGCAACCTCGCGGCGCTGGAGGTCACGCTCTCGCCGGCCCAGCTCGCGACGCTGGACGAGGTTTCGGCGCCCACTTTGGACTACCCGGCGCCGATGCACGGTGCCCAGCGGGCGATGCTGCAGTTCGCGGGCACGACGGTCGACGGCGAACCGTCCACTGTGTACCCGCCGCTGCTCCAAAGCGAGGTGCGCTACTGA
- the rdgB gene encoding RdgB/HAM1 family non-canonical purine NTP pyrophosphatase gives MTKLLLATRNAKKLGELRRILEAEGISGIEVLGLADVPSFPEAPETAPDFEGNAVAKARDAVAATGLPAIADDSGLAVDALNGMPGVLSARWSGKHGDDEANLDLVLGQLGDVPDERRGAQFVCAAALVLASGEETVVRGEWRGSLIRARRGTNGFGYDPIFQPDGESRTSAEMEPAEKDALSHRGRALRALLPALRELAEG, from the coding sequence GTGACGAAGCTGCTTCTGGCTACTCGGAACGCCAAGAAGCTGGGGGAGCTTCGGCGGATCCTTGAGGCTGAAGGGATCTCCGGGATCGAGGTGCTCGGTCTCGCTGACGTGCCCTCGTTCCCTGAGGCGCCTGAGACTGCTCCGGACTTCGAGGGCAATGCTGTCGCGAAGGCCCGTGATGCTGTTGCGGCTACTGGGTTGCCTGCGATCGCGGATGACTCGGGGCTCGCTGTCGACGCGTTGAACGGGATGCCGGGCGTGCTTTCGGCCCGCTGGTCGGGTAAACACGGCGACGACGAGGCCAATTTGGACCTCGTGCTGGGGCAGCTCGGCGATGTTCCGGACGAGCGGCGCGGGGCGCAGTTCGTCTGCGCGGCGGCTTTGGTGCTGGCTTCGGGTGAGGAGACGGTCGTCCGCGGTGAGTGGCGTGGGAGCTTGATCCGCGCTCGGCGGGGGACGAACGGGTTCGGGTACGACCCGATCTTCCAGCCGGATGGCGAGTCGCGGACGTCGGCTGAGATGGAGCCGGCGGAGAAGGACGCGCTTTCGCACCGGGGCAGGGCTTTGCGGGCCCTGCTCCCGGCGCTGCGGGAACTCGCGGAGGGCTGA
- the bcp gene encoding thioredoxin-dependent thiol peroxidase, translating to MTERLSPGDEAPDFTLPDSEGNDVSLHDFRGESVVVYFYPAASTPGCTKQACDFRDNLAQLNDAGYRVIGISPDTQAKLAKFAEHEKLTFPILGDPEKSVIEAWAAYGEKKNYGKTYMGVIRSTFVVDAEGKIAHAWYNVRAAGHVAKLIRDLGLAS from the coding sequence ATGACCGAGCGTCTTTCCCCGGGTGACGAAGCCCCGGACTTCACCCTGCCCGACAGCGAGGGCAACGACGTCTCCCTGCACGACTTCCGCGGCGAGTCCGTGGTGGTCTACTTCTACCCGGCGGCGAGCACCCCGGGCTGCACGAAGCAGGCCTGCGACTTCCGCGACAACCTGGCCCAGCTGAACGACGCCGGCTACCGCGTGATCGGCATTTCCCCGGACACGCAGGCGAAGCTGGCGAAGTTCGCGGAGCACGAGAAGCTGACGTTCCCGATCCTGGGCGACCCGGAGAAGTCGGTCATCGAGGCGTGGGCCGCGTACGGCGAGAAGAAGAACTACGGCAAGACGTACATGGGCGTGATCCGGTCGACCTTCGTGGTCGACGCGGAGGGCAAGATCGCGCACGCCTGGTACAACGTCCGGGCGGCCGGCCACGTGGCGAAGCTGATCCGAGACCTCGGCCTGGCTTCCTGA